A stretch of Aspergillus nidulans FGSC A4 chromosome VI DNA encodes these proteins:
- a CDS encoding putative ubiquitin conjugating enzyme (UbcB) (transcript_id=CADANIAT00009949) produces the protein MGSQKRIAKVQPYSPFPAIIHATSKLTARLKELAELTESPPAGITVELANESNLYEWKVFMDGPEGSPYHKGRFELKLTLPTEYPFKPPSVSFVTKIYHPNVTNDDKGSMCLGMLKADEWKPSSRLSAVLEFARSLLGEPMPDDAVEGRIAEQYREDRRRYEEIAREWTRKYAGGASS, from the exons ATGGGCAGTCAAAAACGGATAGCAAAGGTACAACCTTACTCACCTTTCCCTGCCATTATCCACGCGACAAGCAAGTTAACAGCACGCCTCAAGGAACTCGCCGAGCTCACAGAGTCTCCTCCAGCGGGCATAACAGTCGAACTCGCGAACGAATCCAACCTCTATGAATGGAAGGTGTTCATGGATGGTCCCGAGGGTTCTCCCTACCAC AAAGGCCGTTTCGAACTAAAGCTCACCCTCCCCACCGAGTACCCCTTCAAGCCACCAAGCGTCTCGTTCGTCACGAAAATTTATCACCCCAATGTAACGAACGACGACAAAGGTAGTATGTGTCTGGGAATGCTGAAAGCAGATGAGTGGAAGCCTTCCTCCAGACTTTCCGCCGTCCTGGAGTTTGCGCGCTCGTTGCTCGGCGAGCCGATGCCGGATGATGCTGTCGAGGGACGCATTGCGGAGCAATATCGTGAGGACCGAAGGCGATATGAAGAGATTGCAAGGGAGTGGACGAGGAAGTACGCTGGTGGTGCTTCCTCGTAG
- the sec11 gene encoding signal peptidase complex catalytic subunit SEC11 (transcript_id=CADANIAT00009950): MLSFLSSNLSNTRQSIAQVLNFALVLSTAFMLWKGLSVVTASSSPIVVVLSGSMEPAFQRGDLLFLWNRSPRAEVGEIVVYNVKGKDIPIVHRVVRTFPEVEGKKEKTVKEVTVSTPTPPNMLLTKGDNNLADDTELYARGQEFLHRKEDIVGSVRGYMPMVGYVTIMLSEHPWLKSVLLGIMGLMVILQRE; this comes from the exons ATGCTATCCTTCCTATCCTCAAATCTGTCGAACACGCGACAATCAATAGCGCAAGTGCTCAATTTTGCGCTCGTTCTTTCAACAGCTTTTATGCTTTGGAAGGGCCTTTCGGTAGTCacggcttcttcctccccgatCGTCGTCG TGCTCTCAGGATCCATGGAACCAGCATTTCAGCGCGGCGATCTCTTATTTCTCTGGAACCGCAGCCCTCGTGCAGAAGTCGGTGAGATCGTGGTCTACAACGTCAAGGGGAAGGATATCCCAATTGTGCACCGTGTCGTGCGCACGTTCCCCGAAGTtgagggaaagaaggagaagacagTAAAGGAGGTGACCGT GTCCACGCCGACACCGCCGAACATGCTGCTGACCAAGGGCGACAACAACCTCGCGGACGATACGGAGTTATATGCGCGCGGGCAGGAATTTTTGCATCGCAAGGAGGATATTGTGGGGAGTGTACGGGGATATATGCCGATGGTCGGGTATGTGACGATTATGCTGAGCGAGCATCCATGGCTGAAGAGTGTTTTGCTTGGGATCATGGGATTGATGGTCATACTGCAAAGGGAGTAA
- a CDS encoding putative RTA1 domain protein (transcript_id=CADANIAT00009951) codes for MFDKRDPYKEGSIWFYAPNKGAPIAFAILFAMSGVIHAYQSQRFRSWTVTGMLPWSAILFTVGFILRAIGAFGEWDNVPIYIASTVFLLAGPPVYEGANFFILGRILYYIPYLSPIHPGRVFSTFLGFLAFVEVLTANGAAQLANVEATQRRREIGDGLLKAALILQLVVMAGFVSLAVYFQVKCYRAGLLTKKLKSVLTVLYCSCTFITTRTVFRTVEYFTAAGQHSWDDPNDVNPIIRNEWFFWFFEVVIMYANTTMLNIFHPMRFLPRSNKIYLAKDGVTEVEGPGFQDPRPWYVTFIDPFDIAGLISGKQVKYWETDGSGQGNQTNTHKDVTYPC; via the exons ATGTTTGACAAGAGGGATCCATACA AGGAGGGGAGCATTTGGTTTTATGCTCCCAACAAAGGCGCGCCTATAGCATTCGCAATCCTCTTTGCGATGTCCGGCGTAATTCATGCATATCAGTCTCA GAGATTTAGATCGTGGACTGTGACCGGAATGCTGCCCTGGTCGGCCATTCTATTCACTGTCGGCTTTATTCTGAGGGCTATAGGCGCCTTTGGTGAGTGGGACAATGTACCGATCTATATCGCGAGCACTGTCTTCCTTCTGGCTGGGCC GCCTGTATACGAGGGCGCCAACTTCTTTATTCTCGGCCGCATACTCTACTACATCCCTTACCTTTCACCTATACACCCTGGACGCGTGTTCTCGACCtttctcggcttcctcgcTTTTGTAGAAGTCTTGACGGCAAACGGGGCAGCACAGCTAGCAAATGTGGAGGCAACGCAGAGGCGGCGGGAAATCGGCGATGGCTTGCTTAAAGCTGCCCTGATCCTGCAGCTTGTAGTCATGGCCGGATTTGTGTCTCTTGCTGTTTACTTCCAAGTGAAATGCTATCGCGCCGGACTTCTCaccaagaagctcaagagcGTCCTCACCGTCCTATACTGCAGTTGCACCTTCATAACCACACGCACCGTTTTCCGCACCGTCGAATATTTCACTGCAGCCGGGCAGCATAGCTGGGACGACCCGAACGACGTCAACCCTATCATCCGGAACGAGTGGTTCTTTTGGTTTTTTGAGGTGGTCATCATGTATGCTAACACCACGATGCTCAACATCTTTCATCCGATGCGGTTCTTGCCCCGTTCGAACAAAATCTACCTTGCTAAAGACGGGGTGACCGAAGTCGAGGGCCCTGGTTTCCAGGATCCCCGGCCTTGGTATGTTACATTCATTGATCCCTTTGATATCGCCGGCTTGATCAGTGGCAAGCAGGTTAAGTACTGGGAGACAGACGGGTCCGGACAGGGAAATCAGACAAACACTCACAAGGATGTAACTTATCCTTGTTAG